A genome region from Longimicrobiales bacterium includes the following:
- a CDS encoding polyprenyl synthetase family protein: MLRTRTPKLSEIQRPVRDDVERVVDELRRIVLSDFPAIGEVNDHLLWARGKLFRPTLLLLSHRVSGGSDARAVTLAAIVELVHLATLVHDDAVDHSVLRRGMPTVNALWNHQTAVIMGDYLYSRSISALADIGRVDFIAVLSRAANEMSVGELRQLSSCDALQFSEQDYDRLIASKTASLMSAACEIGAALATESYREPLARFGHALGMAFQIVDDLLDYTESEAMVGKPTGQDLREHKVTLPLIAAMREMASAARHDVEAFFADPVPTDDGIQRLTKLVRDNGGLEYARNRADEFGRRAAEALLELPDGPGTDALQAAVGYVVERRN, from the coding sequence ATGCTGCGCACGCGAACGCCGAAGCTGTCCGAGATTCAGCGTCCCGTCAGGGACGATGTTGAGCGCGTAGTCGACGAGCTGCGTCGCATTGTGTTGTCCGACTTCCCCGCGATCGGAGAGGTGAACGATCACCTGCTCTGGGCGCGGGGAAAATTGTTCCGGCCGACGCTGCTGCTGCTGTCGCATCGCGTGAGCGGCGGGTCCGACGCGCGCGCCGTGACTCTCGCGGCGATTGTCGAGCTGGTCCATCTGGCTACGCTGGTCCACGACGACGCGGTCGACCATTCCGTGCTGCGGCGTGGCATGCCGACGGTCAACGCACTCTGGAACCACCAGACGGCCGTGATCATGGGCGACTATCTCTACAGCCGCTCGATCAGTGCTCTCGCCGACATCGGCCGCGTGGATTTTATCGCCGTGCTGTCGCGAGCCGCCAACGAGATGAGTGTCGGCGAGCTGCGTCAGCTGTCCTCGTGCGACGCGCTCCAGTTCTCCGAACAGGATTACGACCGGCTCATCGCGAGCAAGACGGCATCGCTCATGTCGGCGGCATGCGAGATCGGAGCTGCGCTGGCGACGGAGTCGTACCGGGAGCCGCTCGCGCGTTTCGGCCACGCGCTCGGCATGGCGTTCCAGATCGTGGATGACCTGCTCGACTACACGGAATCGGAGGCAATGGTCGGCAAGCCGACCGGGCAGGACCTGCGCGAGCACAAGGTCACGCTCCCGCTCATCGCCGCGATGCGGGAGATGGCGTCCGCCGCGCGCCACGACGTGGAGGCCTTCTTCGCCGATCCCGTGCCGACGGACGATGGCATACAGCGGCTCACGAAACTGGTCAGGGACAACGGTGGCCTGGAGTATGCCCGTAACCGCGCCGACGAATTCGGCCGGCGCGCCGCCGAGGCGCTGCTCGAGCTGCCGGACGGGCCGGGCACCGACGCGCTGCAGGCGGCTGTTGGATATGTGGTTGAGCGCAGGAACTAA
- a CDS encoding twin-arginine translocase TatA/TatE family subunit, with product MPFNLGPMEMVFVVVVLLLVFGAKRLPELGSGLGKGIREFRNSMRDINSEFKEPENPNRIHDPLPRSRVAATPENEPAKRED from the coding sequence ATGCCGTTTAATCTCGGCCCAATGGAGATGGTGTTCGTCGTGGTCGTGCTGCTCCTGGTGTTCGGCGCCAAGCGCCTGCCGGAGCTGGGCAGTGGCCTCGGCAAGGGCATCCGCGAGTTCCGCAATTCCATGCGCGACATCAATTCGGAGTTCAAGGAGCCGGAGAATCCCAACCGGATTCACGACCCGCTCCCGCGCTCCCGCGTCGCCGCGACGCCCGAAAACGAACCGGCGAAGCGCGAAGACTGA
- a CDS encoding SurA N-terminal domain-containing protein translates to MRENTKWIMLITALAFVALMVFEWGMDMTGRSGSVAGEIGRVNGESVSYEEWLAVYRNVYQQQQSAIDGPITSAMTRQIEDAAWDQIVTQRLLQQELDRRGIRVSDDEIRDAARMAPPPELQSAPAFQTDGQFDINKYHQFLAQPQDPAFLLQLEAYYRDVIPRSKLFFQTSAGLTVSDGQLWRMYRDANEKATVQYIAFDPAALVPAGEVNVTDAAVRAYYEEHDDEFIRPAQVTVRYVSLNRGAPAADSAAALERARELRNAAVAGEPFEDVAARAGEGSPDARFYGELFTARRGQSAPALDQAVFSTSAGQVTEPILTQAGYHVVKVESRGGDSAQVRQFLVPIELSRQAEDRLLDRADSLEDASETVGLEQAAQRLGLQVQTAEVTPALPILPGVGAIDEGLDWALDAEIGSLSEVFETDQAFYMLELVSRREEGPLPLAEATPTIRALLMREARIERARERLADAEKRAMAGASLEEIARAYNATVAQAGPFTRGEGAPGLGRMNPAIGAAFALQPGATSPLIEADGQLFLIRGVSREEASRTGWQAQREEQRARVLQALSDARWNQYLLALRQEADIVDNRAEVLRASGNAAL, encoded by the coding sequence ATGAGAGAGAACACGAAGTGGATCATGCTGATCACTGCGCTGGCCTTCGTGGCTCTCATGGTGTTCGAGTGGGGCATGGACATGACCGGCCGCAGCGGGTCGGTGGCCGGCGAAATAGGCCGCGTTAATGGCGAGTCCGTCAGCTATGAGGAGTGGCTGGCGGTGTATCGCAACGTGTATCAGCAGCAACAGAGCGCGATCGACGGTCCGATCACCTCGGCGATGACGCGTCAGATCGAGGATGCCGCCTGGGACCAGATCGTGACGCAGCGTCTGCTGCAGCAGGAGCTGGACAGGCGCGGCATCCGCGTGTCGGATGATGAGATCCGTGACGCCGCGCGCATGGCCCCGCCACCGGAGCTGCAGAGTGCCCCTGCGTTCCAGACGGACGGCCAGTTCGACATCAACAAGTACCACCAGTTCCTCGCCCAGCCGCAGGATCCGGCGTTCCTGCTTCAGCTCGAGGCGTATTACCGCGACGTGATCCCGCGCAGCAAGCTGTTCTTCCAGACGTCCGCGGGGCTGACGGTCAGCGACGGGCAGCTGTGGCGGATGTATCGCGACGCGAACGAGAAGGCGACGGTTCAATACATCGCGTTCGACCCCGCGGCGCTGGTGCCGGCCGGCGAGGTGAACGTGACGGACGCCGCCGTGCGCGCATACTACGAGGAGCACGACGACGAGTTCATCCGGCCCGCGCAGGTGACCGTCCGATACGTATCCCTGAATCGTGGCGCACCTGCCGCCGACAGTGCGGCGGCGCTGGAGCGGGCGCGCGAGCTCCGCAATGCGGCCGTTGCAGGCGAGCCCTTCGAGGACGTGGCGGCGCGTGCGGGCGAGGGCTCGCCGGATGCGCGCTTCTATGGCGAGCTCTTCACCGCGCGCCGCGGCCAGTCGGCCCCGGCGCTGGACCAGGCGGTGTTCTCGACATCGGCCGGTCAGGTGACGGAGCCGATTCTGACGCAGGCGGGCTACCACGTGGTGAAGGTGGAGAGCCGCGGCGGCGACTCGGCCCAGGTGCGGCAGTTCCTGGTGCCCATCGAGCTGTCGCGGCAGGCGGAGGACCGCCTTCTCGACCGGGCCGACTCCCTGGAGGATGCCTCGGAAACGGTCGGGCTCGAGCAGGCGGCGCAGCGGCTGGGTCTTCAGGTCCAGACGGCGGAAGTCACCCCCGCGCTGCCGATCCTGCCCGGCGTGGGGGCGATCGACGAAGGGCTGGACTGGGCGCTGGATGCCGAGATCGGCAGTTTGAGCGAGGTCTTCGAGACCGATCAGGCGTTCTACATGCTGGAGCTCGTGTCACGGCGCGAGGAGGGGCCGCTGCCCCTCGCGGAAGCCACACCGACCATCCGCGCCCTGCTGATGCGCGAGGCGCGCATCGAGCGCGCGCGTGAGCGCCTGGCGGACGCCGAGAAGCGCGCCATGGCCGGCGCATCGCTGGAAGAGATCGCGCGGGCATACAATGCCACAGTTGCGCAGGCCGGTCCGTTCACGCGCGGCGAGGGTGCACCCGGACTGGGCCGGATGAATCCGGCTATCGGCGCGGCGTTCGCCCTTCAGCCGGGCGCCACGAGCCCGCTGATCGAGGCGGATGGACAGCTGTTCCTGATCCGCGGCGTCTCTCGTGAGGAGGCGAGCCGGACGGGCTGGCAGGCGCAGCGCGAGGAGCAGCGCGCCCGCGTACTCCAGGCGTTGTCCGACGCCCGCTGGAACCAGTACCTGCTGGCTCTGCGACAGGAGGCGGACATCGTCGACAATCGAGCAGAGGTCCTGCGCGCTTCCGGGAACGCCGCGTTGTAG
- a CDS encoding tetratricopeptide repeat protein, with amino-acid sequence MAESHREEIAKLEALYAGNPGGRVFVHLAEAYRKAGEHERARRILDEGLARHPDSASGYVVLGRVLADMQITGEAEIAFRRVLDLDGGNLVALRWLGDLARQSGRNADAAMHYRELLIRNPSNEEVRDLVEIVEREAEGTGAAVAARADDDIGETGADELRVDAFPGLDDREEPESALAGQQAEAEQAALTPPPPVGDAAPPDITPWSAAPGRTGDAEEPPVEYGLVELDTSATAESPYQAAGASAGPLESGGDAAHGEPSDATASDAAGTPNEGAPGAAEPVAHAGDEAPERPAPYEDRPAASAAPTWPADESDVVASIDEGDTDALELDELRRDDEAEPLEIHLLDPSYEASAEEETEDFVGELDLSDMVNAGSLEDADDYADETFVADLTSAGEEPAAPDELPGGVDVLDAALTLLPDDTDEDAAGHASQDAETEEPASFGYAVGTPAGESPEAEDRVAFADDTGSAADSAEPASWPGAGVAETEPELSEAGFTALSGAAEPAAESTPAPEARRTEPGLVTETMAVLYRSQGFHDRAADVYRALLRTRPDDARLAARLREAEDAAAAEAGPRTEDEAGEVWLRGVGAAWTAEAESSGTAETTPYAWTGEAEDGETGEPIGTYLHDLVSWKAGSGNWPPRDVEPPETQAPGEIEVPEWLNGPGSSEQWTPEPEREDYPVVPAAESDWAPAETEPWATTPDTVTPDTATPEEITSDAVSSEGADVADLTEGALDAWGLPADEAPDTSSDAEPEEESGGWTPLELDRDVPGAGQPAAAAEEQQAARADEDDSSEDDDLEMFRSWLQSLKK; translated from the coding sequence ATGGCCGAGTCCCACCGGGAAGAAATTGCGAAGCTGGAAGCCCTGTACGCCGGCAACCCCGGAGGCAGGGTATTCGTGCATCTGGCGGAGGCCTATCGCAAGGCAGGAGAGCACGAGCGGGCCCGCCGCATCCTGGATGAGGGCCTTGCCCGCCACCCCGATTCTGCCAGCGGTTACGTCGTCCTGGGGCGTGTCCTCGCCGATATGCAGATCACGGGCGAAGCCGAGATCGCGTTCCGTCGCGTTCTCGACCTGGACGGCGGCAACCTGGTCGCGCTGCGCTGGCTCGGCGACCTTGCGCGTCAATCCGGCCGCAATGCCGACGCCGCGATGCACTACCGCGAGCTGCTCATCCGTAACCCGTCGAACGAAGAGGTCCGCGATCTCGTCGAGATCGTCGAGCGCGAGGCCGAAGGCACCGGCGCAGCTGTCGCCGCCCGAGCCGATGATGACATCGGTGAGACCGGCGCGGATGAGCTGCGCGTCGACGCGTTCCCCGGTCTGGATGATCGTGAAGAACCGGAGTCCGCTCTTGCCGGACAGCAGGCGGAAGCGGAGCAGGCCGCGCTCACGCCGCCACCGCCCGTGGGCGATGCGGCACCTCCGGATATCACACCGTGGTCGGCGGCTCCCGGGCGGACGGGCGACGCGGAAGAGCCGCCGGTCGAGTACGGCCTCGTCGAGCTCGATACCAGCGCGACGGCCGAATCGCCGTACCAGGCCGCGGGCGCTTCCGCAGGACCGCTGGAGAGCGGCGGTGACGCGGCGCACGGAGAGCCGTCCGATGCGACCGCCAGCGACGCCGCCGGCACCCCGAACGAGGGGGCTCCGGGCGCTGCGGAGCCGGTCGCCCATGCAGGTGACGAGGCACCCGAGCGGCCTGCGCCGTACGAGGACCGCCCCGCCGCGTCGGCCGCTCCGACGTGGCCCGCCGACGAATCCGATGTCGTGGCCTCGATCGACGAGGGCGACACGGACGCGCTCGAGCTGGATGAGCTGCGGCGGGATGACGAAGCCGAACCTCTCGAGATCCACCTGCTGGACCCATCGTATGAGGCGTCGGCGGAGGAGGAAACCGAGGATTTCGTCGGCGAGCTCGACCTGTCGGACATGGTGAACGCCGGCAGCCTCGAGGACGCCGACGACTATGCGGATGAGACGTTCGTCGCCGACCTGACTTCGGCGGGCGAGGAGCCGGCGGCGCCCGATGAGCTGCCCGGCGGCGTCGATGTGCTGGACGCCGCCCTCACGCTGCTTCCTGACGATACGGACGAGGATGCGGCCGGGCATGCGTCGCAGGATGCGGAGACGGAGGAGCCGGCGTCATTCGGCTACGCTGTCGGAACGCCTGCCGGCGAGTCACCGGAAGCGGAGGATCGCGTGGCGTTCGCGGACGACACGGGATCGGCAGCCGATTCCGCTGAGCCCGCCTCCTGGCCGGGGGCCGGCGTGGCCGAAACGGAGCCGGAGCTGAGTGAAGCCGGATTTACGGCGCTCAGCGGGGCAGCGGAGCCGGCCGCGGAGTCGACGCCCGCGCCCGAGGCCCGCCGTACCGAGCCGGGTCTGGTGACGGAGACGATGGCAGTGCTGTACCGCAGTCAGGGCTTTCACGACCGGGCGGCGGACGTATACCGTGCGCTGTTGCGCACGCGACCGGACGACGCGCGCCTGGCGGCCCGGCTGCGCGAAGCGGAAGATGCCGCTGCGGCGGAGGCCGGCCCGCGCACCGAGGACGAGGCGGGTGAGGTGTGGCTGCGCGGTGTGGGCGCGGCCTGGACCGCAGAGGCGGAGTCATCCGGGACCGCCGAGACAACGCCTTACGCCTGGACGGGGGAGGCGGAGGACGGTGAAACGGGTGAGCCGATCGGGACGTACCTCCACGACCTGGTATCCTGGAAAGCGGGTTCCGGCAACTGGCCGCCGCGCGACGTCGAGCCGCCGGAAACACAGGCACCGGGCGAGATCGAAGTGCCCGAATGGCTGAACGGACCGGGGTCGTCCGAACAGTGGACGCCTGAGCCGGAGCGCGAGGATTACCCGGTCGTCCCCGCTGCCGAATCCGACTGGGCACCGGCCGAGACCGAGCCGTGGGCTACAACACCCGACACGGTGACGCCGGACACGGCCACGCCCGAGGAGATCACCTCGGATGCGGTTTCGTCCGAAGGCGCGGATGTCGCGGATTTGACGGAAGGTGCGCTCGACGCGTGGGGCCTGCCGGCCGACGAGGCGCCGGACACGTCGTCCGATGCGGAGCCCGAGGAGGAGTCGGGAGGCTGGACGCCGCTCGAGCTCGATCGTGACGTACCGGGCGCCGGCCAACCCGCCGCGGCAGCGGAGGAGCAGCAGGCGGCTCGGGCCGATGAGGACGACTCGTCCGAGGATGACGACCTGGAGATGTTCCGGTCCTGGCTGCAGAGCCTGAAGAAGTGA
- the aroQ gene encoding type II 3-dehydroquinate dehydratase gives MRVAVVSGPNLNLLGRREPEIYGPDTLEQIEQRLQRLGEELGVEVESFQSNAESALIDYIQESAERVDAFLVNAGGLTHTSVSLRDALVGVGRPFVEVHLSNPAAREPFRHVSLLTDRALGAVAGFGAESYVLGLRGLVARMSADHLPRGS, from the coding sequence GTGAGGGTCGCGGTCGTCAGCGGTCCGAACCTGAATCTGCTGGGGAGGCGCGAGCCGGAAATATACGGTCCGGACACGCTCGAACAGATCGAGCAGCGGCTGCAGCGGCTGGGCGAGGAGTTAGGCGTCGAGGTGGAGTCGTTCCAGTCGAACGCCGAGAGCGCGCTGATCGATTACATTCAGGAGTCCGCGGAACGGGTGGATGCGTTCCTGGTAAATGCGGGCGGCCTGACGCACACGAGCGTGTCGCTGCGCGACGCGCTGGTCGGCGTCGGCCGGCCGTTCGTGGAGGTCCATCTGTCGAATCCGGCGGCTCGCGAGCCGTTCCGGCATGTCTCGCTCCTGACCGATCGTGCGCTTGGTGCAGTGGCCGGCTTTGGAGCGGAAAGCTATGTACTTGGATTGCGTGGGCTGGTAGCGCGGATGAGCGCCGACCATCTGCCCCGAGGGAGTTGA
- the accB gene encoding acetyl-CoA carboxylase biotin carboxyl carrier protein gives MAQSTGKRAGGKSGSTGSAVAEQNGRGDVAQNMTDLDFLRGLIDAVDQSGIDSLEINRSGTRIRIAKTPAAAAAPFPSYTQVPVPQHAAATHSAPAQSAPATQSAPAAPAAAPAEEAAPKSNLVDVKSPMVGTFYRAPAPDAPPYVEQGTTVTKGQTLCILEAMKLMNELECEVEGVIREILVEDTEPVEYGQVLFRVEPAGSK, from the coding sequence ATGGCCCAGAGCACTGGGAAGCGCGCAGGCGGCAAAAGCGGCAGTACAGGCTCGGCGGTCGCCGAGCAGAACGGTCGCGGTGACGTCGCGCAGAACATGACCGACCTCGATTTCCTGCGCGGCCTCATCGACGCCGTCGATCAGAGCGGTATAGATTCGCTCGAGATCAACCGGTCGGGCACCCGCATCCGGATCGCGAAGACGCCCGCGGCAGCCGCTGCCCCATTCCCGTCCTACACACAGGTACCCGTCCCGCAGCACGCGGCGGCGACACACTCCGCGCCTGCCCAGTCGGCACCCGCCACACAGTCCGCGCCGGCCGCACCGGCCGCCGCCCCGGCCGAGGAAGCGGCACCGAAGAGCAACCTGGTCGACGTGAAGTCGCCGATGGTGGGCACGTTCTACCGCGCGCCTGCGCCCGACGCGCCGCCGTACGTCGAACAGGGCACGACCGTGACGAAGGGTCAGACGCTGTGCATTCTCGAGGCGATGAAGCTGATGAACGAGCTCGAGTGCGAGGTGGAAGGCGTCATTCGTGAGATCCTCGTCGAGGATACCGAGCCGGTCGAGTATGGCCAGGTGCTTTTCCGCGTCGAGCCGGCCGGCTCGAAGTGA